A DNA window from Peromyscus leucopus breed LL Stock chromosome 3, UCI_PerLeu_2.1, whole genome shotgun sequence contains the following coding sequences:
- the Kbtbd2 gene encoding kelch repeat and BTB domain-containing protein 2 — protein sequence MSTQEERQINTEYAVSLLEQLKLFYEQQLFTDIVLIVEGTEFPCHKMVLATCSSYFRAMFMSGLSESKQTHVHLRNVDAAALQMIITYAYTGNLAVNDSTVEQLYETACFLQVEDVLQRCREYLIKKINAENCVRLLSFADLFSCEELKQSAKRMVEHKFTAVYHQEAFMQLSHDLLVDILSSDNLNVEKEETVREAAMLWLEYNTESRSQYLSSVLSQIRIDALSEVTQRAWFQGLPPNDKSVVVQGLYKSMPKFFKPRLGMTKEEMMIFIEASSENPCSLYSSVCYSPQAEKVYKLCSPPADLHKVGTVVTPDNDIYIAGGQVPLKNTKSNHSKTSKLQTAFRTVNCFYWFDAQQNTWFPKTPMLFVRVKPSLVCCEGYIYAIGGDSVGGELNRRTVERYDTEKDEWTMVSPLPCAWQWSAAVVVHDCIYVMTLNLMYCYFPRSDSWVEMAMRQTSRSFASAAAFGDKIFYIGGLHIATNSGIRLPSGTVDGSSVTVEIYDVNKNEWKMAANIPAKRYSDPCVRAVVISNSLCVFMRETHLNERAKYVTYQYDLELDRWSLRQHISERVLWDLGRDFRCTVGKLYPSCLEESPWKPPTYLFSPDGTEEFELDGEMVALPPV from the exons ATGTCCACTCAAGAGGAAAGGCAGATCAATACCGAATATGCTGTGTCCTTATTGGAACAGTTGAAATTGTTTTACGAACAGCAGTTGTTTACTGACATAGTGTTAATTGTTGAGGGCACTGAATTCCCTTGTCATAAGATGGTTCTTGCAACATGTAGCTCCTATTTCAG GGCCATGTTCATGAGTGGACTAAGTGAAAGCAAGCAGACACATGTGCACCTGAGGAACGTGGATGCTGCCGCCCTGCAGATGATAATAACCTATGCATACACGGGGAACTTGGCCGTCAATGACAGCACTGTAGAGCAGCTCTATGAAACAGCTTGCTTCCTACAG GTAGAAGATGTGTTACAGCGTTGTCgagaatatttaattaaaaaaattaatgcagaGAACTGTGTTCGGTTGCTGAGTTTTGCTGATCTCTTCAGTTGTGAAGAATTAAAGCAAAGCGCTAAAAGAATGGTGGAGCACAAGTTCACCGCTGTGTACCACCAGGAAGCATTCATGCAACTGTCCCACGATCTACTGGTTGACATTCTCAGTAGTGACAACTTAAATGTAGAAAAGGAAGAGACCGTTCGCGAAGCTGCAATGCTGTGGCTAGAGTACAACACAGAGTCGCGATCCCAGTATTTGTCTTCAGTTCTTAGCCAAATCAGAATTGATGCACTTTCAGAAGTCACACAGAGAGCTTGGTTCCAAGGTCTCCCACCCAACGATAAGTCTGTTGTGGTTCAAGGTCTTTATAAGTCCATGCCCAAGTTTTTCAAACCAAGGCTTGGGATGACAAAGGAGGAGATGATGATTTTCATCGAAGCATCATCAGAAAACCCTTGTAGTCTTTACTCTTCTGTCTGTTATAGCCCCCAGGCAGAAAAAGTTTACAAGTTATGTAGCCCGCCAGCTGATTTGCATAAGGTTGGGACAGTTGTAACCCCTGATAATGATATTTACATAGCAGGGGGCCAAGTGCCCctgaaaaacacaaaatcaaatcaCAGTAAGACAAGCAAACTGCAGACCGCCTTCAGAACTGTGAATTGCTTTTACTGGTTTGATGCACAACAAAATACCTGGTTTCCAAAGACGCCAATGCTCTTCGTCCGTGTGAAGCCATCTTTGGTTTGCTGTGAAGGCTACATCTATGCAATTGGAGGAGACAGTGTTGGTGGAGAACTTAAtcggaggactgtagagagataCGACACGGAGAAGGATGAGTGGACAATGGTGAGCCCTCTACCTTGTGCTTGGCAGTGGAGTGCGGCCGTTGTGGTTCATGACTGCATTTATGTGATGACATTAAACCTCATGTACTGTTACTTTCCGAGATCTGACTCGTGGGTAGAAATGGCCATGAGGCAGACTAGCAGATCTTTTGCTTCAGCTGCAGCTTTTGGCGATAAAATTTTCTATATTGGAGGGTTGCATATTGCTACCAATTCTGGCATAAGACTTCCCTCTGGCACTGTAGATGGGTCTTCAGTAACTGTGGAAATTTATGatgtgaataaaaatgaatggaaaatggcAGCCAACATCCCCGCTAAAAGGTACTCTGATCCCTGTGTTAGAGCTGTTGTGATCTCAAATTCTCTTTGTGTGTTTATGCGAGAAACCCACTTAAATGAACGCGCTAAATACGTCACCTACCAGTATGACTTGGAACTTGATCGGTGGTCTCTGCGGCAGCACATATCTGAACGTGTGCTGTGGGACCTGGGGAGAGACTTTCGATGCACTGTGGGGAAACTTTATCCATCTTGTCTTGAAGAATCTCCATGGAAGCCACCAACTTACCTTTTTTCACCAGATGGAACAGAGGAGTTTGAACTGGATGGAGAAATGGTTGCACTTCCCCCTGTATAG